The proteins below come from a single Chitinophaga pinensis DSM 2588 genomic window:
- a CDS encoding HAD family hydrolase: protein MNTAATKNYSNLVFDLGAVLIDWNPRYLYNKIFATAAETDFFLANICTSAWNEEQDAGRSLQDATEQLITQHPQFEAEIRAFYGRWKEMLGGQIEETVEVLRELKECNQFKLYALTNWSNETFPLALVTYPFLQWFDGIVVSGREKIRKPDAAFYNLLLDRYDLDPSSTLFIDDNERNIRGAAACGIDGIHFTSAMQLKSELAEKAVYLSAVHS, encoded by the coding sequence ATGAATACTGCTGCTACTAAAAATTATTCCAACCTGGTCTTTGATCTTGGCGCCGTGCTGATAGATTGGAACCCGCGTTATCTGTACAATAAGATATTTGCGACAGCAGCAGAAACCGACTTTTTCCTTGCTAATATCTGTACATCTGCCTGGAATGAAGAGCAGGACGCCGGCAGAAGTCTGCAGGATGCCACAGAACAGCTGATTACCCAACATCCGCAATTTGAGGCTGAAATAAGGGCGTTTTATGGTCGTTGGAAGGAAATGCTTGGTGGTCAGATTGAAGAGACCGTAGAGGTGCTCAGAGAGCTCAAAGAATGCAATCAGTTTAAGCTGTACGCCCTGACGAACTGGTCTAATGAAACTTTTCCCCTGGCTTTGGTCACTTATCCGTTCCTTCAGTGGTTTGACGGTATTGTTGTGTCAGGAAGAGAAAAGATCCGTAAGCCGGATGCAGCATTCTATAACCTGCTGCTGGACCGTTATGACCTGGATCCTTCTTCTACCCTGTTCATTGACGATAACGAGCGCAATATCCGTGGAGCAGCCGCTTGTGGTATTGACGGTATTCATTTTACCTCTGCCATGCAGCTTAAAAGTGAGCTGGCTGAAAAGGCGGTTTATCTTTCTGCGGTACATTCATAA